The following are from one region of the Quercus robur chromosome 1, dhQueRobu3.1, whole genome shotgun sequence genome:
- the LOC126692622 gene encoding putative glycine-rich cell wall structural protein 1 encodes MGGKGGGGGGGKGGGGGGKGGGGGGSGGGKSAGGSSSKGGGGGGMMVAPGSGGGSHISRDTFESNPQGYFSGLHSSEKGNK; translated from the coding sequence ATGGGTGGCAAAGGTGGTGGCGGTGGAGGTGGCAAaggaggaggtggtggtggcAAAGGTGGGGGTGGAGGTGGAAGTGGAGGTGGCAAAAGTGCTGGGGGTAGCTCTTCAAAGGGCGGCGGTGGCGGTGGCATGATGGTTGCTCCAGGTAGTGGAGGAGGGTCGCACATTTCAAGGGACACTTTTGAAAGTAACCCCCAGGGTTATTTTTCTGGCCTTCATTCTAGTGAAAAGGGAAATAAATAG
- the LOC126692630 gene encoding uncharacterized protein LOC126692630 has product MGNYVSCTLATPLIKSNKAARVVFPGGEVRQFREPIKAAELMFECPNFFLVNSQSLHIGRRFSALGADEEIEFGNVYIMFPMKRVNSMVVAADMAMLFLVANSAAKRISSSGGISKIRVLPESGDGGGDTQHVAVEADEGEAGGPRLNLEGIEGFSAPEFQYRLSVCRSRKPMLETIKEEPIWSR; this is encoded by the coding sequence atggggaactATGTTTCATGCACCCTTGCGACACCTTTGATCAAGAGCAACAAGGCAGCGAGAGTGGTCTTTCCTGGTGGTGAAGTGAGACAATTCCGGGAACCCATCAAAGCAGCTGAGCTCATGTTCGAGTGCCCAAACTTCTTCTTAGTAAACTCTCAATCCCTTCACATTGGCCGGAGGTTCTCCGCCCTCGGCGCCGACGAGGAAATAGAGTTTGGCAATGTGTACATCATGTTTCCTATGAAGAGAGTGAATTCTATGGTTGTTGCAGCTGATATGGCAATGCTTTTCCTCGTGGCTAACTCCGCGGCTAAGCGGATATCTTCCTCCGGTGGGATTAGTAAAATCCGGGTTTTGCCCGAGTCCGGCGACGGCGGCGGCGACACCCAACATGTGGCGGTGGAAGCTGATGAAGGTGAGGCTGGAGGGCCAAGATTGAATTTGGAGGGTATTGAGGGGTTTTCAGCACCAGAGTTTCAATACAGGTTATCTGTGTGCAGATCAAGGAAGCCCATGTTAGAGACTATAAAAGAAGAGCCAATTTGGTCAAGATAA
- the LOC126713523 gene encoding GDSL esterase/lipase 6, translating into MENLFLTLLFLTSTLCVSVSPYNIPAIFSFGDSIFDAGNNHFIKNCTAQADFPPYSSSFFHHPTGRFTNGRTVVDFISQFIGIDFQIPYLEAKIAVMKGSRKSYPHNGINFASAGSGVLRGTNKEERVIPVQDQLQQFRTLVEQKLIDKSLVQKSFFFFEAGSNDIFNYFVPSNPPKPDPHAYVQAMLVEVETFVVQIYKLGARKIALFSLGPVGCVPARALLPGAPNNRCYGKMNVMVKEYNRGLESLVEHMHIKYPHAIGVYGAIYNIVQKFRANPTHYRFSDVGNACCGDGTLGGMLQCGKKGYKICSNPNSFLFWDFFHPSEHTYKLVSKALWGGRKSQIRPFNLKTLANITLQSDLD; encoded by the exons atggAAAATCTTTTCCTCACACTTCTCTTCCTTACTAGTACATTATGCGTTTCAGTTTCTCCATACAATATTCCGGCAATCTTCAGCTTTGGAGATTCCATCTTTGATGCCGGGAACAACCACTTCATCAAAAATTGCACCGCCCAGGCAGATTTCCCTCCCTACAGCTCAAGTTTCTTCCACCACCCCACTGGAAGGTTCACTAATGGCAGAACAGTTGTTGACTTCATTT CCCAGTTTATCGGTATTGATTTCCAGATACCATACCTCGAGGCAAAGATTGCGGTTATGAAGGGAAGTAGAAAGAGTTATCCTCACAATGGAATAAACTTTGCTAGCGCTGGAAGTGGTGTTTTGCGGGGAACAAACAAGGAAGAG AGGGTCATCCCAGTGCAAGACCAGCTACAACAATTCCGAACATTGGTGGAgcaaaaattgattgataaaaGTTTGGTCCAaaagtctttcttcttcttcgagGCTGGTTCCAATGACATATTCAACTACTTCGTCCCTTCTAACCCACCAAAGCCTGATCCACATGCCTATGTTCAAGCCATGCTTGTTGAAGTAGAAACTTTTGTTGTTCAGATTTACAAGCTTGGTGCTCGTAAGATTGCTTTGTTTTCATTAGGTCCCGTTGGCTGTGTTCCAGCTAGGGCCCTCTTGCCTGGTGCACCGAATAATAGATGTTATGGAAAAATGAATGTGATGGTCAAAGAATACAACCGTGGATTGGAAAGTTTGGTCGAACATATGCACATTAAGTACCCACATGCAATTGGGGTTTATGGGGCAATTTACAACATTGTTCAGAAATTTCGTGCAAATCCTACCCACTATC GTTTCTCTGACGTAGGTAATGCATGTTGTGGTGATGGAACTCTTGGAGGAATGCTGCAATGTGGCAAGAAAGGCTACAAGATTTGTTCAAACCCAAATTCGTTCTTGTTCTGGGATTTTTTCCATCCATCAGAACATACTTACAAGCTTGTCTCAAAGGCTTTATGGGGTGGAAGAAAATCTCAAATCAGGCCATTTAATTTGAAAACTCTAGCCAATATCACCCTTCAATCCGATTTAGACTGA